A section of the Spirosoma pollinicola genome encodes:
- a CDS encoding carboxymuconolactone decarboxylase family protein, producing MPHIELPAGLPGIRGPMAFSPETARPLNELVNVLLRSNAHRPDSGLSEGERELIATHVSSLNDCFFCQTIHGAVASQHLGDDDWSLVTSVKCDYQQAAISPKMKALLTIAGSVQQGGKSVSPAQIEAARTEGATDHDIHDTVLIAAAFCMFNRYVDGLATWAPDDPALYKYRAQKVAEYGYTHEDHYMPTTGSPT from the coding sequence ATGCCCCATATCGAACTACCCGCCGGGTTACCCGGTATTCGCGGACCAATGGCGTTCAGCCCTGAAACAGCCCGCCCACTCAATGAACTGGTTAATGTGTTACTGCGGTCAAATGCGCACCGGCCTGATTCGGGCCTTAGTGAAGGTGAGCGCGAACTGATCGCTACCCATGTTTCGTCGCTGAACGACTGTTTCTTTTGCCAGACGATTCACGGGGCGGTGGCCAGCCAACACCTCGGCGATGACGATTGGTCGCTGGTGACGTCCGTTAAATGTGATTACCAGCAAGCGGCTATTTCGCCGAAAATGAAAGCATTACTGACCATTGCCGGAAGCGTTCAACAGGGTGGTAAGTCGGTTAGCCCCGCGCAAATCGAAGCCGCCCGTACTGAGGGTGCTACCGATCACGATATTCACGATACCGTGTTGATTGCGGCTGCTTTCTGTATGTTCAACCGCTATGTCGATGGGTTGGCTACCTGGGCACCCGACGACCCAGCCTTATATAAATACCGGGCTCAGAAAGTGGCCGAATACGGCTACACACACGAAGATCATTATATGCCGACCACCGGGTCGCCAACCTAA
- a CDS encoding phosphatase PAP2 family protein, whose protein sequence is MKTYFPYLLISALFLWMAGCREPIIDEGILPFTTPGAPDADGGTWRPIVLKSATDVLVPQPAAVTSDAYLHELSDVKNGLITVTPEQNTAVNYWAAGGVIRWNQIARQLVAKYNVPPGYDAATGQTITSSIANPYAGAPFAARVYALLSVVQYDALVVAWRAKYQYNRAPLEQQGIFTKVPVLDVPSYPSEDAAIAEASCQMLAYFFPNEVAFLKAKAAEHKQSRVWAGANVPSDVKAGEELAAAVTAKVLDYAKTDRFTSALDPTATWQKKSALAPYDLTWISLEIPVRAPILPLAGKVKTWFDSTALVRALPAAPPLTTSAEFQKALTEVRDIANTRTRDQSRIANYWDNGTNTYSLSGLWNFLVEDLIRQNSKNELRAARTYALMNRAMQDATTAAWSTKYTYFTPRPSQLDATIKTATVIPNTPGYVSDQAAVSVAATTVLTYLFPDETTSLNAQATEAALSGLYGGTQFRFDTEAGVTLGTAIGQMAIAGAKADGAK, encoded by the coding sequence ATGAAAACGTATTTTCCATACCTACTTATCAGTGCTTTATTCCTGTGGATGGCGGGTTGTCGGGAGCCCATCATTGATGAAGGTATTCTGCCGTTTACCACCCCCGGCGCACCCGATGCCGACGGCGGCACATGGCGGCCCATTGTGCTCAAATCGGCCACAGATGTTCTTGTGCCTCAACCTGCTGCTGTCACTTCAGATGCGTACCTGCATGAACTGAGTGACGTTAAAAATGGCTTGATAACGGTCACGCCCGAACAGAACACAGCGGTTAATTACTGGGCGGCCGGGGGAGTTATTCGCTGGAACCAGATTGCCCGTCAACTGGTGGCAAAGTATAATGTACCTCCCGGCTACGATGCCGCAACGGGGCAGACGATTACGTCTTCCATCGCTAACCCGTATGCCGGGGCACCTTTTGCTGCTCGGGTGTATGCGCTGCTGAGCGTAGTGCAATATGATGCGCTGGTTGTTGCCTGGCGGGCCAAGTATCAATACAATCGCGCACCGCTGGAGCAACAGGGTATTTTCACAAAAGTGCCTGTGCTGGATGTGCCTTCGTATCCGTCGGAGGATGCGGCTATTGCCGAAGCTTCGTGCCAGATGCTGGCCTATTTCTTTCCAAATGAGGTTGCCTTTCTCAAGGCCAAAGCCGCTGAGCATAAGCAAAGTCGGGTTTGGGCTGGTGCCAATGTTCCCAGTGATGTAAAAGCGGGTGAGGAACTGGCAGCCGCCGTGACCGCTAAAGTCCTCGACTACGCTAAAACCGACCGCTTCACTTCGGCGCTCGACCCAACGGCGACCTGGCAAAAAAAGAGTGCCTTGGCGCCTTATGATCTTACCTGGATTAGTCTGGAGATACCCGTACGCGCTCCCATATTGCCATTGGCAGGTAAGGTGAAAACCTGGTTCGATTCAACGGCACTGGTTCGGGCGTTGCCTGCTGCACCCCCGCTGACGACCTCGGCAGAGTTTCAGAAAGCCCTGACGGAGGTGCGTGACATTGCCAATACCCGCACGCGCGACCAGTCACGCATTGCCAATTACTGGGATAACGGCACCAATACATATTCTCTTTCCGGCCTCTGGAATTTCCTGGTCGAAGACCTCATCCGGCAAAACAGCAAGAATGAACTCCGGGCGGCACGCACGTATGCGCTCATGAACCGGGCCATGCAGGATGCCACCACGGCGGCATGGAGTACCAAATATACTTACTTTACCCCCCGTCCGTCGCAACTGGACGCAACGATCAAAACGGCTACGGTTATCCCAAATACCCCCGGCTACGTATCCGACCAGGCTGCGGTATCGGTGGCCGCGACCACCGTACTAACCTATCTATTTCCTGACGAAACGACCAGCCTGAATGCACAAGCTACCGAAGCGGCTTTATCGGGACTGTATGGTGGCACTCAGTTTCGCTTTGATACAGAAGCCGGCGTAACGCTGGGCACGGCTATTGGGCAAATGGCCATTGCAGGAGCTAAAGCCGACGGGGCGAAGTAG
- a CDS encoding DUF3179 domain-containing (seleno)protein, which translates to MKRSLLFFLVLIFLLIALEVLSVYFIMPFPGSQLGLGESDSGNTSLGRVELAYWLHQNMGWLRAVGWLLLIYPAFLVVTKPRRTWHRYVVGGLALLYGFVFYEVNQEMMADQMFKQPINKQVVPMSQNKIPLNKLVLGFTAMGQATAYPIQLIGYHHQVRDTVGGQSVMITYCTVCRTGRVFSPIIKGQPDEFRLVGMDHFNAMFEDKRTGSWWRQATGEAILGPLKGTSLSELAGQHMTLGEWAAEHPNTRVLQADSAFTDEFDNMKNYEKGLSKGKLTRRDSASWQPKSWVIGVEKAGFSKAYDWNELVEKRILSDVVGNEPMLLAIAPDNISFGACSRRVGVQTLTFNYANRQLTDQETKSVWTWRGHCVAGPLRGKRLNAMPKAYQEFWHSWRSFHPDTKRDESH; encoded by the coding sequence ATGAAACGTTCCCTGTTGTTTTTTCTGGTGTTAATTTTTCTGCTAATTGCCCTGGAGGTGTTGAGCGTCTACTTTATCATGCCTTTCCCCGGCAGTCAGCTTGGCCTCGGCGAATCCGATTCGGGCAATACGTCATTGGGTCGGGTTGAACTGGCCTACTGGCTACACCAGAATATGGGCTGGTTACGTGCAGTTGGGTGGTTGCTGTTGATCTATCCGGCGTTTCTGGTGGTTACGAAGCCCCGCCGGACGTGGCACCGCTACGTGGTGGGCGGACTGGCGCTGCTCTATGGATTTGTGTTCTATGAAGTGAATCAGGAGATGATGGCCGACCAGATGTTTAAGCAACCCATCAATAAGCAGGTGGTACCCATGAGCCAGAACAAGATTCCACTCAATAAGCTGGTGCTGGGGTTCACAGCTATGGGCCAGGCAACAGCCTATCCGATCCAACTCATTGGCTACCATCATCAGGTGCGCGATACGGTAGGCGGCCAGTCGGTTATGATTACGTATTGTACCGTTTGCCGGACAGGGCGCGTGTTTAGCCCGATCATTAAAGGCCAGCCCGATGAGTTTCGGCTGGTGGGTATGGATCATTTCAATGCCATGTTCGAAGACAAACGGACGGGCTCCTGGTGGCGGCAAGCTACGGGAGAGGCTATTCTGGGGCCCCTGAAAGGAACCAGTCTGTCTGAACTGGCGGGCCAGCACATGACTCTGGGCGAGTGGGCCGCCGAACACCCTAATACGCGCGTGTTGCAGGCTGATTCAGCCTTTACCGACGAGTTTGATAACATGAAGAACTACGAAAAGGGGTTGTCTAAGGGAAAACTTACCCGGCGCGATTCAGCTTCATGGCAACCCAAATCGTGGGTTATCGGCGTGGAGAAGGCTGGTTTTTCTAAGGCTTACGACTGGAATGAACTGGTGGAAAAACGTATTCTAAGCGACGTAGTAGGGAATGAGCCTATGCTGCTGGCCATAGCGCCCGACAATATATCGTTTGGGGCCTGCAGCAGGCGGGTAGGGGTACAAACGCTCACGTTTAACTACGCCAACCGACAGCTTACCGATCAGGAAACGAAATCGGTCTGGACCTGGCGAGGGCATTGCGTGGCGGGTCCGCTGCGGGGAAAACGACTCAATGCTATGCCGAAAGCCTATCAGGAGTTCTGGCATTCGTGGCGCAGTTTCCACCCCGATACCAAGCGGGATGAATCGCACTGA